Proteins encoded together in one Shewanella oneidensis MR-1 window:
- a CDS encoding YaeQ family protein, protein MALKATVFKVNLQIADMDRGYYQDHQLTLAQHPSETDGRMMVRLLAFILNASETLSFTKGLCVDDEPELWDKSLSGEVDLWIEFGQADEKWLRKASGRAKAVQLFTYGGRSVPIWWKQNQAALERYKNLKVWNIAEESVTAMEALVSRTMSLQVSISEGQVWLSDNEHSVLIEPEILKDYQ, encoded by the coding sequence ATGGCGCTTAAAGCGACGGTGTTTAAGGTCAACCTTCAGATAGCCGATATGGACCGGGGTTATTATCAAGATCATCAGCTGACATTGGCGCAGCATCCCTCGGAAACGGATGGGCGCATGATGGTTCGCCTGTTGGCATTTATCCTCAATGCCTCTGAGACCTTAAGTTTTACTAAGGGCCTGTGCGTCGACGATGAACCCGAACTATGGGACAAGAGCCTCTCTGGAGAAGTTGACCTATGGATTGAGTTTGGCCAAGCGGATGAAAAATGGCTGCGAAAAGCCAGTGGTCGCGCGAAAGCGGTGCAGCTGTTTACCTACGGTGGTCGTAGTGTCCCCATTTGGTGGAAACAGAATCAAGCAGCATTAGAGCGCTATAAAAATTTGAAAGTATGGAATATTGCCGAAGAGTCGGTGACTGCGATGGAGGCGTTAGTGAGCCGGACTATGTCGCTGCAAGTGTCCATCAGTGAAGGGCAGGTTTGGCTATCTGACAATGAGCACAGTGTGTTGATTGAGCCTGAAATACTTAAAGATTATCAATAA
- a CDS encoding precorrin-2 dehydrogenase/sirohydrochlorin ferrochelatase family protein, whose protein sequence is MQYFPLFIDTVNLNVLLVGAGDVASRKLALLTRTEANIHVIAPEVNTEVQAYADKGRILLSQRSVVQADIQNYDLIYLATADDKLNSELATLATERGIWVNAVDNPAFCRFITPSIVDRGRLVVAISTAGAAPVFARTIRSRLETSLPQSLKPLFDFVADKRIEVQQRLTKTATRRLFWERFFDTNGDRFDARTLEHYQNAFNHIVSRGEILLLDEATPVELLPLAAMPLLQRLDWIYSQESLTNELSEFVRRDANRGGLPTLSEISHEYEQGTRMLIVADTQKINQLKAHFPVAKHLRPGAI, encoded by the coding sequence ATGCAATATTTCCCGTTATTTATTGATACCGTTAATCTCAATGTCCTACTTGTTGGGGCTGGGGATGTCGCGAGTCGTAAACTCGCTTTGTTGACGCGTACCGAAGCGAATATCCATGTTATTGCGCCAGAGGTGAATACAGAGGTGCAAGCCTATGCTGATAAAGGGCGAATATTATTGTCTCAACGGTCCGTCGTACAGGCGGACATTCAAAATTACGATCTTATTTATCTCGCAACGGCTGACGATAAACTCAATAGTGAATTAGCAACCTTAGCCACAGAACGTGGAATTTGGGTCAATGCCGTTGATAATCCTGCTTTTTGTCGTTTTATCACCCCATCCATAGTGGATAGAGGGCGCCTTGTGGTGGCGATCAGCACCGCGGGGGCCGCGCCTGTGTTTGCCCGAACCATTAGATCAAGGTTAGAAACCAGCCTGCCACAATCCCTAAAACCCTTATTTGATTTCGTGGCGGATAAACGCATCGAAGTGCAACAAAGACTGACCAAAACTGCCACCCGTCGGTTATTTTGGGAACGATTTTTCGATACTAATGGCGATAGGTTTGACGCGCGCACGCTAGAACATTATCAAAATGCCTTTAATCATATCGTCAGCCGCGGAGAAATCTTATTACTGGATGAGGCTACTCCAGTCGAATTATTGCCGCTGGCGGCCATGCCCTTATTGCAACGCCTTGATTGGATTTACAGCCAAGAGAGCCTAACGAATGAATTGTCAGAATTTGTTCGCCGTGATGCTAACCGAGGCGGATTACCAACGCTGAGTGAAATTAGCCATGAATATGAGCAGGGCACAAGGATGCTGATTGTTGCAGATACGCAAAAAATTAATCAGCTAAAGGCGCACTTCCCAGTTGCGAAGCATTTGCGCCCTGGTGCGATTTAA
- a CDS encoding DUF2007 domain-containing protein, with the protein MEERKTLIADGNLLQAHTWKGLLEACGIHVELRGEALLGGVGELPAALHNVELWVRESQLAKAQAQLSALDVISPQWQCLQCHEINEGSFELCWHCSAERSESHN; encoded by the coding sequence ATGGAAGAACGTAAGACGTTAATTGCTGATGGAAACCTGTTACAGGCCCATACATGGAAAGGATTATTAGAAGCCTGTGGCATTCATGTTGAATTACGTGGTGAGGCTTTATTGGGGGGCGTGGGTGAGTTACCTGCCGCTCTACACAATGTGGAGCTTTGGGTACGAGAGTCGCAACTGGCTAAAGCGCAAGCACAGCTAAGCGCCTTAGATGTGATTAGCCCGCAATGGCAATGTCTACAGTGCCATGAGATCAACGAGGGCAGTTTTGAATTGTGTTGGCATTGCAGTGCCGAGCGTAGCGAGAGCCATAATTAA
- the secF gene encoding protein translocase subunit SecF — MLEILSLKRTVNFLKHALPVSIMSAVLVLGSIVLLATKGLNWGLDFTGGTVVEMSFSTPVDLNQFRSQLTTPETSSAVVQNYGSSRDVLVRLPVKEGISSDVQVVEIVKFAQQLDPNVVQKRVEFVGPQVGKELAEQGGLAVLVALICIMIYIAFRFEWRLATGAVAALAHDVMVTLGVFSLTQMEFDLTVLAGVLTVVGYSLNDTIVVFDRVRENFLKMRKSEPEEVVNVSITQTMSRTIITMGTTLVVVVALFLSGGSMIHGFAAALLLGISVGTYSSVYVATYLAIKLGVNRESMMPAEIEKEGADQPSMMP; from the coding sequence ATGTTAGAGATTTTATCTTTAAAACGGACGGTAAACTTCCTTAAGCATGCCTTGCCGGTCAGTATTATGTCAGCCGTTCTTGTGCTTGGCTCCATCGTGCTATTGGCGACTAAAGGCTTGAATTGGGGACTGGATTTTACAGGTGGTACAGTGGTGGAAATGTCATTTTCGACCCCTGTCGACTTAAACCAGTTTCGTTCACAACTAACAACACCTGAAACCAGTAGTGCCGTGGTGCAAAATTACGGTTCGAGCCGTGATGTTTTAGTGCGCCTCCCGGTCAAAGAAGGTATCAGTAGTGATGTCCAAGTGGTGGAGATTGTTAAATTTGCCCAGCAACTAGATCCTAATGTTGTGCAAAAACGAGTTGAGTTTGTTGGCCCACAAGTGGGTAAAGAACTTGCCGAACAAGGCGGTTTAGCAGTTCTGGTTGCATTAATCTGCATCATGATCTATATCGCATTTCGCTTTGAGTGGCGCCTTGCCACCGGTGCAGTTGCGGCGTTAGCCCATGACGTGATGGTAACTTTAGGCGTATTTTCACTCACGCAAATGGAGTTTGATTTAACCGTGTTAGCAGGGGTATTAACAGTGGTTGGTTACTCCCTAAACGATACCATTGTGGTATTTGATAGGGTGCGTGAAAACTTCTTGAAAATGAGAAAAAGTGAGCCAGAAGAAGTGGTTAACGTCTCTATTACCCAAACTATGAGTCGAACCATCATTACTATGGGAACCACTTTAGTCGTAGTGGTGGCGCTGTTCTTAAGCGGTGGTTCCATGATCCACGGCTTTGCGGCCGCGCTATTACTTGGGATAAGTGTGGGGACTTACTCTTCAGTTTATGTAGCGACCTATTTAGCCATTAAACTTGGGGTGAATCGCGAGTCGATGATGCCAGCTGAGATAGAAAAAGAAGGCGCTGATCAACCATCAATGATGCCGTAA
- the secD gene encoding protein translocase subunit SecD produces the protein MLNKYPMWKNIMVVLIIAIGCFYAVPNLFGEDHAVQVVATRGAEVTASTQARVNELLASKGIAVKRSELEKGQLLVRVQNADQQLLAKEVIAEALGDKFTVALNLAPATPKWLESMGGSPMKLGLDLRGGVHFLMEVDMGEAIRKMEEAKVADFRSQLREEKIRYAGIRINAQGIEIKFRDAESLASAERFLKSRSNDMVFSDVSKGEDFALQAVMSETYLKQVKEEALQQNITTIRNRVNELGVSEPVVQRQGAERIIVELPGVQDTARAKEILGATASIEFHMVDDKADANAAQAGRVPAGSEVYQRREGGQVVLKKEVMLTGDHITGAQPSFDQYSRPQVSINLDAKGGTIFSNVTKDNIGKPMATLFIEYKDSGERNADGSVKMLKIEEVISVATIQARLGRNFVITGLSHGEAQNLALLLRAGALIAPVSIVEERTIGPSLGAENIASGINAMLWSMGAVVLFMLIYYRAFGLIANIALTMNLVMIVGVMSMIPGAVLTLPGIAGMVLTIGMAVDGNVLIYERIRDEIRAGRSVQQAIQEGYANAFSSIADSNITTFITALILFAVGSGAVKGFAVTLMIGIATSMFTAIVGTRAIVNAVWGGKRIQTLSI, from the coding sequence GTGTTAAATAAATACCCAATGTGGAAGAACATTATGGTGGTGCTTATCATCGCCATAGGTTGTTTCTATGCCGTACCTAACCTGTTCGGTGAAGATCATGCGGTGCAAGTAGTGGCGACTCGAGGTGCTGAAGTCACAGCATCTACCCAAGCCAGAGTGAACGAACTGTTAGCCAGTAAGGGCATTGCGGTAAAGCGCTCTGAGCTTGAAAAAGGTCAATTGTTGGTCCGTGTACAAAACGCGGATCAACAATTACTTGCAAAAGAAGTGATTGCCGAAGCGTTAGGTGACAAATTTACCGTGGCACTTAACCTTGCTCCAGCAACCCCAAAGTGGCTCGAGTCTATGGGTGGTAGCCCAATGAAACTCGGCCTCGATCTTCGTGGTGGAGTACACTTCCTGATGGAAGTGGATATGGGCGAAGCCATTCGTAAGATGGAAGAGGCCAAAGTGGCCGATTTCCGCTCACAATTACGTGAAGAAAAAATCCGTTACGCTGGCATTCGCATTAATGCTCAAGGGATTGAAATCAAATTCCGTGATGCAGAAAGTTTAGCCAGTGCAGAACGTTTCTTAAAATCCCGCAGCAACGATATGGTGTTCTCCGATGTAAGCAAAGGCGAAGATTTCGCCCTGCAAGCCGTGATGAGCGAAACCTATCTTAAGCAGGTGAAAGAGGAAGCGTTGCAGCAAAACATTACCACAATCCGTAACCGTGTTAACGAGTTAGGGGTATCTGAGCCTGTGGTGCAACGTCAAGGTGCTGAGCGTATTATCGTCGAGCTGCCTGGGGTTCAAGATACTGCTCGTGCGAAAGAAATTCTAGGTGCAACAGCATCGATTGAATTCCATATGGTCGATGACAAAGCTGACGCTAATGCGGCGCAAGCGGGTCGCGTTCCTGCTGGTTCTGAGGTGTATCAACGCCGTGAAGGTGGTCAAGTAGTGCTCAAGAAGGAAGTGATGCTAACGGGTGATCATATCACTGGCGCACAACCTAGTTTTGACCAATACAGCCGTCCTCAGGTGAGCATTAACCTCGATGCTAAAGGCGGTACCATTTTCTCTAACGTGACAAAGGACAATATCGGTAAACCGATGGCGACCTTGTTCATTGAATATAAAGACAGTGGTGAACGTAACGCTGATGGCAGCGTTAAGATGCTGAAAATCGAAGAGGTGATTTCAGTAGCGACCATTCAAGCGCGTTTAGGCCGTAACTTTGTTATCACAGGTTTAAGCCATGGTGAAGCACAGAACCTCGCATTATTGCTGCGTGCGGGTGCTTTGATCGCGCCAGTATCGATTGTAGAAGAACGTACTATTGGTCCAAGCCTCGGTGCGGAAAACATCGCAAGCGGTATCAATGCCATGCTCTGGAGTATGGGGGCGGTCGTGCTATTTATGCTGATTTACTACCGTGCCTTTGGCTTGATTGCCAATATCGCCTTGACCATGAACCTAGTGATGATCGTAGGCGTGATGTCAATGATCCCTGGTGCTGTTCTTACCTTACCGGGTATTGCCGGTATGGTATTAACCATTGGTATGGCAGTTGACGGCAACGTACTAATTTATGAGCGTATTCGAGATGAGATCCGCGCAGGACGTAGTGTGCAGCAGGCGATTCAAGAGGGGTATGCCAATGCCTTTTCATCCATTGCCGATTCGAACATCACCACCTTTATCACCGCATTGATTCTCTTTGCCGTGGGTTCTGGCGCAGTAAAAGGTTTTGCTGTGACCCTGATGATAGGTATTGCAACCTCGATGTTTACTGCAATCGTCGGAACCCGAGCCATAGTGAACGCGGTTTGGGGTGGTAAGCGCATTCAGACTCTGTCGATATAA
- the yajC gene encoding preprotein translocase subunit YajC codes for MFISNAYANAAGTPQGGGTMELIFMLVIFGLIFYFMIFRPQSKRVKEHKNLMSSLGKGDEVLTSGGILGKIAKISDDNDYVLLSLNDTTQITIKKDYIAAVLPKGSIQSL; via the coding sequence ATGTTTATTTCAAATGCATATGCAAATGCCGCTGGCACTCCACAGGGTGGTGGCACAATGGAATTGATTTTCATGCTGGTGATTTTCGGCCTGATTTTCTATTTCATGATTTTCCGTCCGCAATCAAAGCGCGTTAAAGAGCACAAAAATCTGATGTCATCCCTCGGCAAAGGTGACGAAGTCCTGACCAGCGGCGGTATCTTAGGCAAGATTGCAAAGATCAGCGATGACAATGACTACGTGTTACTGAGCTTGAATGACACAACTCAAATTACAATTAAAAAAGATTACATTGCAGCTGTATTGCCTAAGGGCTCTATCCAGTCGTTGTAA
- the tgt gene encoding tRNA guanosine(34) transglycosylase Tgt gives MKFELDTTDGRARRGRLIFDRGTVETPAFMPVGTYGTVKGMTPEEVRATGADILLGNTFHLWLRPGEEIMRKHGDLHDFMNWQRPILTDSGGFQVFSLGDIRKITEEGVHFRSPINGEKIFLDPEKSMQIQHALGSDVVMIFDECTPYPATEDEARKSMQMSLRWAKRSRDEFDRLENPNSLFGIIQGSVYEDLRDESLKGLVEIGFDGYAVGGLAVGEPKEDMHRILEHVCPQILADKPRYLMGVGKPEDLVEGVRRGIDMFDCVMPTRNARNGHLFTSEGVIKIRNARHRDDTSPLDPKCDCYTCKNYSRAYLYHLDRCNEILGARLNTIHNLRYYQMLMEGLRGAIETGTLDAFVKDFYTSQGREVPELVD, from the coding sequence ATGAAATTTGAACTTGACACTACCGACGGCCGTGCGCGCCGTGGCCGGTTGATTTTTGATCGTGGTACGGTAGAAACGCCAGCATTTATGCCCGTCGGGACTTACGGTACCGTGAAAGGCATGACGCCTGAAGAAGTTCGTGCGACTGGCGCCGATATTCTGCTCGGTAACACCTTCCATTTATGGTTGCGTCCCGGCGAAGAAATCATGCGTAAGCACGGTGACCTGCACGACTTTATGAACTGGCAGCGTCCAATTCTCACCGATTCCGGCGGTTTTCAAGTGTTCAGCTTGGGTGATATTCGTAAAATTACCGAAGAAGGGGTGCATTTCCGCTCGCCAATTAATGGTGAGAAAATCTTCTTAGATCCTGAAAAATCAATGCAAATTCAACATGCGTTGGGCAGTGATGTGGTGATGATTTTTGACGAATGTACCCCGTATCCAGCGACAGAAGATGAAGCGCGCAAGTCAATGCAGATGTCACTGCGTTGGGCTAAGCGTTCACGCGACGAGTTCGACCGTCTGGAAAACCCCAATTCATTATTTGGGATTATCCAAGGCAGTGTTTATGAAGATTTACGCGACGAAAGCTTAAAAGGCTTAGTCGAAATTGGTTTCGACGGTTATGCCGTCGGCGGTTTGGCCGTAGGTGAGCCTAAGGAAGATATGCATCGCATTCTTGAGCATGTCTGCCCACAAATTCTTGCGGACAAGCCACGCTATCTGATGGGGGTCGGTAAGCCAGAGGATTTAGTTGAAGGTGTGCGTCGTGGTATCGATATGTTTGACTGTGTGATGCCAACCCGTAACGCCCGTAACGGTCACCTGTTTACCAGTGAAGGTGTGATTAAGATCCGCAATGCGCGTCATCGTGATGACACTTCACCACTTGATCCTAAGTGTGATTGTTATACCTGTAAAAACTATTCACGGGCATACCTTTACCACTTAGATCGTTGTAATGAGATTCTGGGTGCGCGTTTAAACACCATTCACAACTTGAGATACTATCAAATGTTAATGGAAGGTTTGCGCGGTGCGATTGAGACAGGTACATTAGACGCCTTTGTGAAGGACTTCTATACCAGTCAAGGTCGTGAAGTACCAGAGTTAGTCGATTGA
- the queA gene encoding tRNA preQ1(34) S-adenosylmethionine ribosyltransferase-isomerase QueA — MRVTDFSFDLPDELIARYPMAQRNASRLLTLDGNTGTLVDKQFTDLLGMINPGDLMVFNNTRVIPARLFGQKASGGKLEILVERMLDDKRILAHVRSSKSPKVDSIIHLDGGYEMKMMARHDALFELQLLSELSILEVLEAVGHMPLPPYIDRPDEDADKERYQTVYNQNPGAVAAPTAGLHFDDAMLEALKAKGVNIAFVTLHVGAGTFQPVRVDNVLEHKMHSEWANVPQDVVDLIARTKAAGNRVVAVGTTSVRSLESAARASAGQLNAFSGDTDIFIYPGYQFQVVDAMVTNFHLPESTLIMLVSAFAGYEHVMAAYQHAIKQKYRFFSYGDAMFVTKKAH; from the coding sequence ATGCGCGTAACAGACTTTTCCTTCGATCTTCCTGACGAACTTATCGCTCGTTATCCTATGGCGCAGCGTAATGCGTCACGTCTGTTAACCTTAGATGGCAACACGGGTACGCTGGTGGATAAACAGTTTACCGATCTACTCGGAATGATTAATCCCGGTGACTTAATGGTATTTAACAATACCCGCGTGATCCCCGCGCGCTTATTCGGCCAAAAGGCCAGTGGTGGCAAACTGGAGATTTTGGTTGAGCGTATGCTCGATGATAAGCGTATTCTCGCCCATGTTCGCAGTTCAAAATCCCCCAAGGTGGATAGCATTATTCATCTCGATGGCGGTTATGAGATGAAGATGATGGCGCGCCACGATGCTTTATTTGAACTTCAACTCTTATCCGAACTCTCAATTTTAGAAGTGCTTGAGGCGGTAGGGCATATGCCTCTGCCACCTTATATCGACCGTCCCGATGAGGATGCTGATAAAGAGCGCTATCAAACCGTGTATAACCAAAACCCCGGTGCGGTGGCTGCGCCAACGGCGGGCCTTCATTTTGACGATGCAATGCTTGAAGCCTTAAAGGCAAAGGGCGTCAATATTGCATTTGTGACTTTGCATGTGGGCGCGGGGACTTTCCAGCCTGTGCGCGTGGATAATGTGCTTGAGCATAAAATGCATTCTGAGTGGGCAAATGTGCCACAGGATGTTGTGGATTTAATTGCCAGAACCAAAGCCGCGGGTAATCGCGTGGTGGCTGTTGGCACAACATCGGTACGTTCATTAGAAAGTGCAGCCCGCGCGAGTGCTGGTCAACTCAACGCTTTTAGTGGTGATACGGATATTTTTATCTACCCCGGTTACCAGTTCCAAGTGGTCGATGCCATGGTGACTAACTTCCACTTGCCTGAATCTACCTTAATCATGTTGGTCAGTGCCTTTGCTGGCTATGAACATGTTATGGCGGCGTATCAACATGCTATCAAGCAAAAATATCGCTTCTTTAGCTATGGCGATGCCATGTTTGTGACGAAAAAAGCTCACTAG
- a CDS encoding ACP phosphodiesterase, with translation MNILTHLHLAEISKTHLGANLAGNFITAPIENAPRALRQGLWLNNEINQLCATHELTQELMALFPTQLTSIATDLMFVSFDHYLAFYWEEYHHLPLPEFSQKAYAELAQYAAKADEYHPQPYLNIITDMHREDWLNNYATPKGIQQALAQRAKGHPQSALFSGADKILAKMQIETETAFRTFYPQLMAYTRIWSRKTPIDYLPE, from the coding sequence ATGAACATTCTTACACACTTACATCTGGCTGAGATCAGTAAAACTCACCTTGGTGCCAATTTGGCAGGCAATTTTATCACCGCGCCGATAGAAAATGCTCCACGAGCACTACGCCAAGGCCTATGGTTAAACAATGAAATCAATCAGCTATGCGCAACCCATGAGCTGACTCAAGAACTCATGGCACTCTTTCCAACTCAGTTAACAAGCATAGCAACCGATTTAATGTTCGTCAGTTTCGATCATTATTTAGCCTTCTACTGGGAAGAATATCATCACCTTCCACTGCCAGAGTTTAGCCAAAAGGCCTATGCTGAACTGGCTCAATATGCCGCAAAAGCCGATGAATATCACCCTCAGCCATACCTAAATATCATCACGGATATGCACCGAGAAGATTGGTTAAACAATTATGCGACGCCTAAAGGCATCCAACAGGCATTAGCGCAAAGGGCAAAAGGTCACCCACAAAGTGCCTTATTTAGCGGAGCGGATAAGATTTTAGCTAAAATGCAAATTGAAACGGAAACAGCATTTCGCACCTTTTATCCCCAACTGATGGCCTATACCCGTATTTGGAGCCGTAAAACTCCAATTGACTACTTACCCGAGTAA
- a CDS encoding protein disulfide oxidoreductase, with the protein MTRVKPTATSSQSKGWRQTLQSPRFWLKQLRDLAIMALLLYGVSLYLQRDMVTGEAPTLNGIAIDGNHLALDTAQTKPTLVYFWGTWCPVCRVTSPMVETINQDHRVISVAVASGSDSNIQTYMDEHQYHFPVLNDDSGEQSAKWGAMAFPAIYIVDTQGDIRYVTSGITSTWGMKFRLWLAQF; encoded by the coding sequence GTGACACGTGTAAAGCCAACGGCTACGTCATCTCAATCAAAGGGGTGGAGACAAACACTTCAAAGCCCTAGATTTTGGCTAAAGCAGCTTAGGGATCTGGCCATTATGGCGCTACTACTCTATGGGGTAAGCCTCTATTTGCAACGGGATATGGTCACCGGAGAAGCCCCAACACTCAACGGCATCGCCATTGATGGCAATCATCTTGCGCTAGATACAGCGCAAACCAAGCCCACCTTAGTGTATTTCTGGGGGACTTGGTGTCCAGTATGCCGCGTAACTTCGCCTATGGTTGAAACCATCAACCAAGACCATAGAGTGATTTCAGTCGCCGTTGCTTCGGGCAGTGATAGCAACATTCAAACCTATATGGACGAGCATCAATATCATTTTCCGGTACTGAACGATGACAGTGGCGAGCAAAGTGCTAAGTGGGGAGCGATGGCATTCCCAGCTATTTATATTGTCGATACGCAAGGGGATATTCGGTATGTCACCTCGGGAATCACATCCACTTGGGGGATGAAGTTCAGATTATGGTTAGCGCAGTTTTAA
- a CDS encoding RluA family pseudouridine synthase, translating to MQIFDYQPPSVPWLDLRYQDRDVIIINKPSGLLSNPGRAAHTFDCALTRLQSLYPETILVHRLDCATSGIMVFARNKKAESHLKTQFQDRQNEKVYIAEVMGLVEQEAGIIDLAIAPDPEHPPYQKTQPAGTTNAKSALTHYRVLARRANSTLVELTPETGRTHQLRVHMLALGHPILGDEFYGDAKVIKARARLCLHAQSLRFTHPYSGKTMHFYSKHPFTE from the coding sequence ATGCAGATATTTGATTACCAGCCCCCTTCAGTCCCTTGGTTAGATCTTCGCTATCAAGATAGAGATGTGATCATTATTAATAAACCTTCGGGCTTATTGTCTAATCCCGGCAGGGCCGCACATACCTTCGATTGTGCCCTCACTCGGCTACAAAGCTTGTATCCCGAAACCATTCTGGTGCACAGACTCGACTGCGCCACCTCAGGCATTATGGTTTTTGCGCGCAATAAAAAAGCGGAATCCCACTTAAAAACCCAATTCCAAGATAGGCAAAACGAGAAAGTGTACATTGCAGAGGTCATGGGACTGGTCGAGCAGGAGGCAGGTATTATTGATTTAGCCATTGCACCCGATCCTGAGCATCCGCCCTATCAAAAGACTCAACCTGCAGGAACAACTAACGCCAAAAGCGCACTCACTCATTACCGCGTGTTAGCAAGGCGAGCAAACAGCACCTTAGTGGAATTAACCCCAGAAACCGGCCGTACCCACCAGCTTAGGGTGCATATGTTAGCCCTAGGGCATCCCATTTTGGGAGATGAATTTTACGGTGATGCCAAAGTGATTAAGGCAAGAGCGAGATTATGCCTGCACGCACAAAGCTTACGTTTTACCCATCCCTATTCGGGTAAAACTATGCATTTTTACAGTAAGCATCCATTCACTGAATAA
- a CDS encoding Gfo/Idh/MocA family oxidoreductase: MHNIHRRHFLKAAGAVTAGLVTANIALNANASSVAPKPSSGKSVIGLIAPKMEVVRVGFIGVGERGFSHVEQFCHLEGVELKAICDTHQAVVDRAVEHIVKQKRPKPAVYTGNDLSYRELLNRDDIDIVIISTPWEWHAPMAIDTMESGKHAFVEVPLALTVEECWQIIDTAERTQKNCMMMENVNYGREELMVLNMVRQGLFGELLHGEAAYIHELRWQMKEINHKTGSWRTYWHTKRNGNLYPTHGLGPVSQYMNINRGDRFDYLTSMSSPALGRALYAKREFPADHERNQLKYINGDMSTSLIKTVKGRTIMVQHDTTTPRPYSRHNLIQGTNGVFAGFPNRIAVENDGFGTSYHKWDTDMQKWYDKYDHPLWQRIGKEAEINGGHGGMDFVMLWRMVYCLRNGEALDQDVYDGASWSVVNILSEQSLNNRSNSVNFPDFTRGAWEHAKPLGIVGA; this comes from the coding sequence ATGCACAATATTCATCGCCGCCATTTTCTGAAAGCCGCAGGCGCCGTCACTGCAGGCCTTGTTACGGCCAATATTGCCCTCAACGCTAACGCCAGCAGCGTTGCTCCCAAACCCAGTAGTGGAAAGTCCGTCATCGGACTTATCGCCCCCAAAATGGAGGTCGTTCGAGTCGGATTTATCGGTGTGGGAGAGCGTGGATTTAGCCATGTCGAGCAGTTTTGTCACTTAGAAGGCGTGGAACTAAAAGCCATTTGTGATACACACCAAGCCGTTGTTGATAGAGCTGTGGAGCATATCGTTAAGCAAAAGCGTCCAAAACCTGCGGTCTATACAGGTAATGATCTTAGCTATCGTGAGCTATTAAACCGTGATGATATTGATATTGTCATTATTTCTACTCCGTGGGAATGGCATGCTCCAATGGCAATCGACACCATGGAAAGTGGCAAACACGCCTTTGTTGAAGTGCCACTCGCCCTCACGGTCGAAGAATGCTGGCAAATTATCGATACCGCCGAGCGTACCCAGAAAAACTGTATGATGATGGAAAACGTCAACTACGGCCGTGAAGAACTCATGGTGCTTAACATGGTGCGCCAAGGGTTGTTTGGCGAATTACTCCATGGTGAAGCAGCTTATATCCATGAGCTGCGTTGGCAAATGAAGGAAATTAACCATAAAACCGGTTCATGGCGTACTTACTGGCATACCAAGCGCAATGGTAACTTGTACCCCACCCACGGTTTGGGCCCTGTTTCCCAGTATATGAATATCAACCGTGGCGACAGATTCGATTATCTGACCTCCATGAGCTCGCCAGCCTTAGGCCGCGCCTTGTACGCTAAGCGAGAATTCCCAGCCGATCATGAACGTAATCAGCTCAAATACATTAATGGCGATATGAGTACAAGTCTTATCAAAACTGTTAAGGGTCGAACCATTATGGTTCAGCACGATACCACCACCCCAAGACCTTACAGCCGCCATAATCTGATCCAAGGTACCAATGGTGTATTTGCAGGCTTCCCGAATCGTATTGCGGTCGAAAATGACGGTTTTGGAACGAGCTACCACAAATGGGACACGGACATGCAAAAGTGGTATGACAAATACGATCATCCACTCTGGCAACGCATTGGAAAAGAAGCTGAAATCAACGGTGGCCACGGCGGTATGGATTTTGTGATGCTTTGGCGAATGGTCTATTGCCTACGTAATGGCGAGGCGCTCGATCAGGACGTCTATGATGGCGCATCCTGGTCTGTGGTCAATATTTTAAGTGAGCAATCACTGAATAACCGCAGTAACTCAGTAAATTTCCCCGACTTTACCCGCGGTGCATGGGAACATGCTAAACCCCTAGGGATTGTCGGCGCCTAA